Proteins encoded in a region of the Acidobacteriota bacterium genome:
- a CDS encoding four helix bundle protein: MSQKKRIQTHNDLEVYQLSLDAAMKIFELTKLFPKEETYSLVDQIRRSSRSVCANLAEAWRKRRYQAAFISKLCECESESAETQVWIEFSSRCEYINREVVLELFETYSRIIRTLVGMATHSETWILTNTQQKK; the protein is encoded by the coding sequence ATGAGCCAAAAGAAAAGAATCCAGACTCATAACGATCTTGAGGTGTATCAACTCTCTCTTGATGCAGCTATGAAAATCTTTGAACTTACCAAATTGTTTCCGAAGGAAGAAACTTACTCCCTTGTGGATCAAATTCGGAGGTCCTCACGATCTGTTTGTGCCAACCTGGCTGAAGCCTGGAGAAAAAGGAGATATCAGGCAGCATTCATCAGTAAGCTTTGTGAGTGTGAAAGCGAGTCGGCTGAAACTCAGGTTTGGATTGAATTTTCATCCCGATGCGAATACATAAACCGGGAAGTTGTACTTGAGTTATTTGAAACCTATTCAAGGATCATTCGAACCCTTGTTGGCATGGCAACCCATTCAGAAACGTGGATTTTAACCAACACTCAGCAGAAAAAGTGA
- a CDS encoding DUF4384 domain-containing protein yields the protein MQFRAGNSIQITLFTLVWGVVVLLAGAPPCQAQSNSDTLVWSKANAKKSAPQPRPVRARPKVKSAPLGLELQLLKKSPTGRAEAVNPLSTFFTDDQLRIWVRPNYDGYLYVFNHSETPDGRPLNQPQLIYPDSRIGNGRNFLRQGQEYILPGECLDGTNPDECWYTITPPVGNEVFTIVYSRELLLSLVDRQSGINQQQVLEELVQTTAPFVRRTSGGTNGRNFERLFSIFITSTNPNKRAELIERFLIKHE from the coding sequence ATGCAATTTCGCGCTGGTAATTCTATTCAAATCACTCTATTCACTTTGGTTTGGGGAGTCGTTGTCTTGCTGGCCGGGGCACCTCCCTGTCAGGCACAGTCTAACTCAGACACACTGGTGTGGAGTAAAGCCAATGCCAAAAAATCAGCACCTCAACCTCGACCCGTTCGCGCTCGTCCAAAAGTCAAAAGCGCCCCCCTGGGTTTGGAATTGCAGCTTTTGAAAAAATCACCGACTGGACGTGCTGAAGCGGTCAATCCATTATCCACGTTTTTTACTGACGACCAGTTACGGATTTGGGTCCGGCCCAACTATGACGGGTACCTGTATGTATTCAACCACAGCGAAACACCTGATGGCCGCCCGTTGAATCAGCCCCAACTGATTTACCCTGACTCCAGGATTGGAAATGGAAGAAATTTTTTGCGTCAGGGTCAGGAATACATCCTTCCCGGTGAGTGCCTGGATGGAACCAACCCCGATGAATGCTGGTATACCATCACCCCGCCAGTTGGAAACGAAGTGTTTACCATCGTTTACAGCCGTGAACTCCTGCTTAGCCTGGTTGACCGACAGAGTGGAATCAACCAGCAGCAAGTACTCGAAGAACTGGTTCAAACAACTGCCCCTTTTGTGCGTCGAACCAGTGGTGGCACGAACGGAAGAAATTTTGAACGACTTTTTTCCATCTTCATCACCTCAACCAACCCAAATAAGCGGGCTGAGTTGATCGAACGATTTTTGATCAAACATGAATGA